From Algoriphagus sp. NG3, the proteins below share one genomic window:
- the hisIE gene encoding bifunctional phosphoribosyl-AMP cyclohydrolase/phosphoribosyl-ATP diphosphatase HisIE, whose product MNIDFKKMDGLVPAIVQDAVSGKVLMQGYMNEEAVAKTKESGMVTFFSRSKSRLWTKGETSGNFMELVSIAVDCDGDSILVKANPRGPVCHTGADTCFEEANTSKTGFIDQLRAIIKDRKNNPSDTSYTASLFAKGINKVAQKVGEEAVEIVIEAKDDNKELFMGEAADLLYHYLVLLEAKGYELDEVMDVLIARHKEK is encoded by the coding sequence ATGAACATAGATTTTAAAAAAATGGATGGCTTGGTTCCGGCAATCGTACAGGATGCGGTAAGTGGTAAAGTGCTGATGCAGGGTTACATGAATGAAGAAGCTGTCGCTAAAACAAAAGAATCGGGCATGGTGACATTTTTCAGCCGGAGTAAAAGCAGGCTTTGGACAAAGGGTGAGACTTCTGGGAATTTTATGGAGTTGGTTTCTATAGCGGTGGACTGCGATGGGGATTCGATCTTAGTGAAAGCAAATCCACGTGGTCCCGTATGTCATACTGGAGCCGATACATGCTTTGAAGAAGCAAATACTTCGAAGACAGGCTTTATAGATCAGCTCAGAGCTATCATCAAAGACCGGAAAAACAATCCTTCAGATACTTCTTATACTGCTTCCCTTTTTGCCAAGGGCATCAATAAAGTAGCCCAAAAAGTGGGGGAAGAAGCCGTGGAGATCGTAATTGAGGCAAAGGACGATAACAAAGAGCTATTTATGGGAGAAGCGGCGGACTTGCTTTACCATTACCTGGTTTTATTGGAAGCTAAAGGATATGAGCTGGATGAGGTGATGGATGTGCTGATAGCACGGCATAAGGAAAAGTAA
- a CDS encoding BCCT family transporter, whose protein sequence is MKNKYVDIHNPVFFPAIILLVVFMTVTIVVGEPMVVLFGTVKSFVTDKVGWLFILAVNAFIIFCIFLGFSKYGSVRLGGKDATPDFSTGAWFSMLFSAGMGIGLLFYGVAEPVSHYAKPPVAAPYTIEAAQQAMNFTFLHWGIHAWAIYAVVALSLAFFSFNRNLPLTIRSVFYPLLGDRIHGWMGDVIDIFAVLATIFGLATSLGIGVRQVSGGLSHVFGTANNVWIQVGLIAGITAVATVSVVSGVDKGVKVLSEWNVRIAGLLLLFVLIFGPTLFVFKSFIQNMGIYMNELIEVSTWTEAFVNKGWQGDWTVFYWAWWISWSPFVGMFIARISKGRTIREFIFGVLLAPSILTFFWMTTLGGSAIFLDMQDTLAGGNHEFAKAIVADESTALFVFLEKFPLRMIGSVLGILLVASFFVTSSDSGSLVIDSITSGGKLNTPTLQRVFWATTEGAVAAVLLIGGGLTALQTATISTGLPFLIILMIMCYSLLKGVKKEYARDKQLTDEVDQKSYANRLTKVIMKQIDKDKKP, encoded by the coding sequence ATGAAAAACAAGTACGTAGATATCCACAATCCAGTATTTTTTCCAGCTATCATTTTGCTGGTAGTATTTATGACAGTCACTATTGTCGTTGGAGAGCCTATGGTGGTTTTGTTCGGGACAGTGAAAAGTTTTGTGACTGACAAAGTAGGCTGGCTTTTCATATTGGCGGTGAATGCCTTTATCATTTTTTGCATCTTTCTGGGATTTAGTAAATATGGATCCGTCAGGTTGGGAGGGAAGGATGCCACACCTGACTTCTCTACCGGTGCCTGGTTTTCCATGCTTTTCAGTGCGGGAATGGGGATCGGGCTGCTTTTCTACGGAGTAGCAGAGCCTGTATCGCATTATGCAAAACCTCCAGTTGCTGCCCCCTATACCATTGAAGCTGCCCAGCAGGCAATGAATTTTACTTTTTTGCATTGGGGAATCCATGCATGGGCTATATATGCTGTGGTTGCGCTTTCATTGGCCTTCTTCTCGTTCAACAGAAATTTGCCACTCACTATCCGCTCTGTCTTTTATCCTCTTCTTGGAGACAGGATACACGGGTGGATGGGAGATGTAATAGATATTTTCGCTGTCCTGGCCACGATATTTGGCTTGGCAACGTCTTTGGGAATAGGGGTACGGCAGGTGAGTGGGGGATTGTCGCATGTTTTTGGTACAGCAAATAATGTGTGGATACAAGTGGGGCTTATAGCAGGGATCACTGCCGTTGCGACTGTTTCTGTGGTTTCTGGAGTAGATAAGGGGGTGAAGGTCCTCAGTGAATGGAACGTGAGGATTGCAGGTTTACTCCTGTTATTTGTTTTGATATTCGGACCTACTCTTTTTGTATTCAAGTCTTTCATTCAGAATATGGGCATCTACATGAATGAGTTGATAGAAGTGTCCACCTGGACAGAGGCTTTTGTAAACAAAGGTTGGCAGGGAGACTGGACGGTGTTTTACTGGGCTTGGTGGATTTCCTGGTCACCTTTTGTGGGCATGTTTATCGCACGTATATCCAAAGGTAGAACCATCCGGGAATTTATATTTGGTGTGCTTCTGGCACCTAGTATTTTGACTTTCTTCTGGATGACTACTTTGGGAGGATCTGCTATTTTTCTTGACATGCAGGATACATTAGCTGGTGGAAACCATGAGTTTGCCAAGGCAATAGTCGCAGATGAATCCACTGCGCTCTTTGTCTTTTTGGAAAAATTCCCCCTTCGAATGATCGGTTCAGTGTTGGGGATTTTGTTGGTGGCGAGTTTTTTTGTGACCTCATCCGACTCAGGATCCTTGGTCATAGACAGCATTACTTCTGGCGGAAAGCTGAACACACCTACGCTGCAACGTGTGTTTTGGGCTACCACGGAAGGAGCTGTGGCAGCAGTACTGCTTATAGGGGGAGGATTGACGGCATTGCAGACAGCTACCATTTCCACAGGATTGCCATTTTTGATTATTCTGATGATTATGTGTTATTCACTTTTGAAAGGAGTGAAGAAAGAATATGCCAGGGATAAGCAATTGACCGATGAAGTAGATCAGAAGTCCTATGCCAACAGGCTGACTAAAGTGATTATGAAACAAATCGATAAAGACAAGAAGCCATGA
- a CDS encoding universal stress protein → MKPLKKIGIFLDLSETDEFLLRYFKKLDDVFDFDSLTLIHFVALDNDSKEMASLREQLHKPLEEVIEDEILDLVERVFGEKKSSIHVNVTWGGKLDALIRWVDAEQFNLVVLGKKKKNNGTGVFSSKVIRLTDSDCLFVPENANTEFDSIALALDFSDYSEKVILRGLNLSKNLSSKLVPIHILKAGFQYFPYFKNQEKYQNNLRSKAEQDFRKIQKKTGLSEPLIYVKDSGNHISKSLYETALDYGANLIVMGNKGKADEDDLLVGSVADRMITADRKIPVLIVKSD, encoded by the coding sequence ATGAAACCTTTAAAGAAAATCGGTATTTTTCTGGATCTGAGCGAGACTGATGAGTTTTTGCTGAGGTATTTCAAGAAGTTGGATGATGTATTTGATTTTGACTCCCTGACTTTGATTCATTTTGTTGCCTTGGATAACGATTCTAAGGAAATGGCATCTCTGAGAGAGCAGCTACATAAGCCGCTAGAAGAGGTAATTGAAGATGAAATTCTGGATCTTGTGGAGCGTGTATTCGGTGAAAAAAAATCCAGTATCCATGTGAACGTGACCTGGGGAGGAAAACTTGATGCCCTGATCAGATGGGTGGACGCAGAGCAGTTTAATCTGGTCGTGTTGGGCAAGAAAAAAAAGAATAATGGCACGGGGGTATTCAGCAGTAAGGTGATTCGACTTACTGACTCGGATTGTCTTTTTGTGCCGGAAAATGCCAATACGGAATTTGACAGTATAGCATTGGCGCTGGACTTTTCGGATTATTCGGAAAAAGTAATCCTTCGAGGATTGAATCTTTCGAAGAATCTATCCTCGAAATTGGTTCCGATTCATATTTTAAAAGCAGGTTTCCAATACTTTCCCTATTTCAAAAATCAGGAGAAATACCAAAATAACCTTCGCAGTAAAGCAGAGCAGGATTTCAGGAAAATACAGAAAAAAACAGGTCTCAGTGAACCTCTTATCTATGTGAAAGACAGCGGAAACCATATCAGTAAAAGCCTTTATGAAACAGCCTTGGACTATGGTGCCAACCTTATAGTGATGGGAAATAAAGGGAAAGCGGATGAGGATGATTTATTGGTAGGAAGTGTAGCCGACCGGATGATCACTGCAGACAGAAAAATCCCTGTTTTAATCGTAAAATCCGACTAG
- a CDS encoding S41 family peptidase encodes MNNARLILGVVFVFLWSCEPKEDIIPEPQSAAVRDAILASMEEWYFWNEELPAPVNTADYASNEALLDAIIYKPLDRFSYLTTQEAFNNAFVGRNAGHGFGFAFDATERLYLTFVYDESPAGLDGWQRGWEITGINGKNLSEYKNSSGGYDFQLGPADPGISNTFTFKLPDGTTTTRTNVKAEYQSNSVLHQEIIELNGKKVGYWVYQSFKATAGQSPTKSLEVDESIKFFETAGIDELIIDLRYNGGGSVAVAEQINNYLIPSTHTNKLMYVNKLNSLKSDLQKSVDFKKLGNLNLNKVVFITSRGSASASELVINSLMPYLEIVLVGDNTFGKPVGSFPLSAYNRTLRDNNVELVPITFATANAEGKADFFDGFPADFAVGDSPQFNWGDPNDLRLAAALMSIENGSIGGRLLNSFYRPKWEMIDQFKGLQQEFPAY; translated from the coding sequence ATGAATAACGCAAGGTTAATTTTAGGAGTAGTTTTTGTCTTCCTATGGTCTTGTGAACCGAAAGAAGATATTATCCCTGAGCCTCAATCAGCGGCAGTCAGAGACGCCATTTTAGCCTCTATGGAAGAATGGTATTTTTGGAATGAAGAACTTCCTGCTCCTGTCAACACGGCTGACTATGCTTCCAATGAAGCTCTTTTGGATGCTATTATCTACAAACCTCTAGATCGGTTTTCTTACCTCACTACGCAAGAAGCATTCAACAATGCCTTTGTAGGGAGAAATGCCGGCCATGGGTTTGGATTTGCCTTTGATGCGACGGAGCGTCTATACCTCACTTTTGTATATGATGAATCTCCGGCCGGACTGGACGGATGGCAGCGGGGATGGGAAATTACAGGAATCAATGGAAAAAACCTTTCCGAATACAAAAACAGTTCTGGGGGCTACGATTTCCAGTTAGGGCCTGCTGATCCCGGCATCAGCAATACCTTCACCTTTAAGTTGCCTGATGGGACTACCACAACCCGTACAAATGTAAAAGCAGAATATCAATCAAACTCCGTACTCCATCAGGAAATCATAGAGCTGAATGGCAAAAAAGTCGGCTACTGGGTTTATCAAAGCTTCAAGGCAACCGCCGGGCAATCACCCACCAAAAGCCTGGAAGTAGATGAATCAATTAAATTTTTTGAAACAGCGGGGATAGATGAACTGATCATCGACCTGAGATATAATGGAGGAGGCTCAGTAGCAGTGGCAGAGCAAATCAACAACTATCTTATTCCCTCTACCCATACCAATAAACTCATGTATGTCAACAAACTGAATTCTCTGAAATCAGATCTTCAGAAAAGTGTTGATTTTAAAAAACTGGGAAATCTAAACCTAAATAAGGTGGTCTTTATCACTTCAAGAGGTTCTGCTTCGGCTTCAGAATTAGTGATTAATTCCTTGATGCCCTACCTTGAAATTGTGCTGGTCGGTGACAATACATTCGGCAAACCTGTAGGCTCATTCCCACTTTCAGCATACAATAGAACCCTCCGGGATAATAATGTGGAATTGGTCCCTATAACTTTTGCGACCGCAAATGCAGAGGGCAAAGCTGATTTTTTTGATGGATTCCCAGCCGATTTTGCTGTGGGTGACAGTCCCCAGTTCAACTGGGGAGACCCAAACGATCTCCGTCTGGCAGCCGCATTGATGAGTATAGAAAATGGATCAATAGGAGGAAGACTCCTAAACAGCTTCTACAGACCCAAATGGGAAATGATAGACCAGTTTAAAGGACTCCAACAGGAGTTTCCTGCCTACTAG
- a CDS encoding Dabb family protein: MKTRRNFIKTIGVASAAAVLPITSIAKEMAKQKMIHQVYFWLHDEANTQEFLTEAVPMLGRCKTVGKFIAGTPAATEKRDVVDHSYQVACTIFFDSLEDQLVYQSDPTHLEFIEKYSHMWKKVQVYDIAI; encoded by the coding sequence ATGAAAACACGCAGGAATTTTATCAAAACTATCGGCGTAGCAAGTGCTGCTGCTGTCTTACCTATAACCTCAATCGCTAAAGAAATGGCAAAACAAAAAATGATTCACCAAGTTTACTTTTGGTTACATGATGAAGCAAACACACAGGAATTCTTGACAGAGGCCGTCCCTATGTTGGGACGGTGCAAAACTGTAGGGAAATTTATTGCTGGCACCCCTGCTGCCACTGAAAAACGAGACGTAGTAGATCATAGTTATCAAGTAGCCTGCACCATATTCTTCGACAGTCTGGAAGACCAGCTAGTCTATCAGTCAGACCCCACCCATTTGGAGTTCATTGAAAAATACTCCCATATGTGGAAAAAAGTCCAGGTTTATGATATCGCTATCTAA
- a CDS encoding aldo/keto reductase produces the protein MNYRTLGKTGWKISEIGLGTWQVGGGWGTPFDPKIAEEILHDAFDKGINFVDTADVYDAGLSESAVGEAVRQRSEKIYVATKCGRRIQPHINETYSVEKLRRHVEDSLRNTGLNRLDLIQLHCPPTSVYQRDEVYSLFEKLRAEGKIAAMGVSVETVEEAKQAMEYEVVSTVQVIFNMFRQKPAEELFPQAAAKNIGLIARVPLASGLLSGKINEKTTFSKDDHRHFNREGKAFDKGETFSGVPLEKAFPAVEELKTLFKGNGALAAIALRWILMHDQVSVVIPGASKAAQLEANIKASQLPPISKDQMESVKNIYDKYIRAEVHGLW, from the coding sequence ATGAATTACAGAACTCTAGGGAAAACCGGTTGGAAAATTTCTGAAATTGGTCTGGGTACCTGGCAGGTAGGAGGTGGATGGGGAACACCTTTTGACCCTAAAATAGCAGAGGAAATTCTACATGATGCTTTTGATAAGGGGATTAATTTCGTCGATACGGCGGATGTATATGATGCCGGGCTGAGTGAGTCCGCAGTGGGGGAAGCCGTGAGGCAACGCTCTGAAAAGATCTATGTGGCTACCAAATGTGGAAGAAGAATCCAACCACATATCAATGAGACTTATAGTGTAGAAAAACTGCGCCGCCATGTAGAGGATAGTTTACGGAACACGGGCTTGAACCGATTGGATCTGATTCAGCTTCACTGTCCGCCCACCTCGGTCTACCAGCGTGATGAAGTGTATAGTTTATTTGAAAAGCTAAGAGCAGAAGGTAAAATCGCCGCCATGGGTGTTAGCGTGGAGACTGTGGAGGAAGCCAAGCAAGCAATGGAGTATGAGGTGGTGTCTACTGTTCAGGTGATTTTCAATATGTTCAGGCAGAAACCTGCCGAAGAATTGTTTCCACAGGCTGCGGCGAAAAATATAGGATTGATCGCAAGGGTTCCTTTGGCTAGCGGACTGCTGTCCGGAAAAATCAACGAAAAGACTACTTTTTCAAAAGATGACCACAGGCACTTCAACAGAGAAGGTAAGGCATTCGACAAGGGAGAGACTTTTTCCGGAGTTCCTCTTGAAAAAGCGTTCCCTGCTGTGGAGGAGCTGAAAACGCTTTTTAAGGGAAATGGTGCATTGGCGGCAATAGCACTACGATGGATATTGATGCATGACCAAGTTAGCGTGGTTATTCCTGGAGCTTCCAAAGCAGCGCAATTGGAGGCAAATATTAAAGCAAGCCAATTGCCTCCAATCTCAAAAGATCAGATGGAGTCGGTAAAGAATATTTACGATAAATACATCAGAGCTGAGGTTCATGGCCTGTGGTAG
- the typA gene encoding translational GTPase TypA: MQNIRNIAIIAHVDHGKTTLVDKIIHASKIFRENQQFDDLILDNNDLERERGITILSKNVSVRYRDTKINIIDTPGHADFGGEVERVLKMADGVILLVDAFEGPMPQTRFVLGKALDLGLTPIVVVNKVDKENCRPDEVQESVFELMFNLDATEEQLEFQTLYGSAKNNWMGPDWKNPTDSIIPLLDAIVDHIPAPKIEEGPLQMQITSLDYSSFVGRIAIGRIKRGTIKVNQQIALMKADGSVKKMKVKELHTFEGLGKNSVEEAFAGDICAVTGIDDFEIGDTIADVENPEALPRIAIDEPTMNMLFTINNSPFFGKEGKFVTSRHLRDRLMKETEKNLALRVESTDSEDKFLVYGRGILHLSVLIETMRREGYELQVGQPQVIFKEIDGVKCEPIETLVVDVPQETAGKVIELATQRKGELLVMEPKGDLQHLEFNIPSRGLIGLRNNMLTATQGEAIMNHRFTAYEPFKGTMPGRTNGSLISMEGGQCTAYAIDKLQDRGTFFVDPGDELYTGQVIGENSRDNDIVVNVQKGKKLTNMRASGSDDNVRIVPAKKFSLEESMEYIQKDEYLEITPKSIRMRKIYLDEGERTRMAKKDA; the protein is encoded by the coding sequence ATGCAGAATATTCGGAATATCGCGATCATCGCACACGTTGACCACGGCAAAACTACACTCGTGGACAAAATCATCCACGCATCTAAAATCTTCAGAGAGAATCAGCAGTTTGACGACTTGATTCTTGACAACAATGATCTGGAGCGTGAAAGAGGAATTACCATTCTATCCAAAAACGTATCTGTAAGATACAGAGACACTAAAATAAACATTATTGACACCCCTGGTCACGCCGATTTCGGCGGTGAAGTAGAACGGGTGCTGAAAATGGCTGACGGTGTGATCCTTTTGGTGGATGCTTTTGAAGGCCCTATGCCACAGACCCGATTTGTATTGGGCAAAGCACTGGATCTAGGTCTGACCCCTATTGTGGTGGTCAATAAGGTAGATAAGGAAAACTGTCGTCCGGACGAAGTACAAGAGTCAGTTTTTGAATTGATGTTCAACCTTGACGCCACTGAAGAGCAACTGGAATTCCAGACACTTTACGGTTCAGCCAAAAACAACTGGATGGGACCTGATTGGAAAAACCCAACCGACTCAATTATCCCTTTGCTAGACGCAATCGTAGATCATATCCCTGCCCCGAAAATCGAGGAAGGCCCGCTTCAGATGCAGATCACTTCTCTGGACTACTCCAGTTTTGTAGGCCGTATCGCCATTGGAAGGATCAAAAGAGGAACAATCAAAGTAAATCAGCAAATCGCATTGATGAAAGCTGATGGTTCTGTGAAGAAAATGAAAGTGAAGGAACTTCACACATTTGAGGGCTTAGGCAAGAATAGTGTAGAAGAAGCGTTTGCCGGTGATATATGTGCGGTAACCGGGATTGATGACTTCGAAATCGGTGATACCATCGCTGACGTGGAAAACCCTGAAGCACTTCCTAGGATAGCTATAGATGAGCCTACCATGAATATGCTCTTTACCATCAACAACTCACCTTTCTTCGGTAAAGAAGGCAAGTTTGTGACTTCCCGTCACCTGAGAGACCGTCTGATGAAAGAGACTGAGAAAAACCTGGCACTCCGTGTTGAATCAACTGACTCAGAAGACAAATTCCTTGTCTATGGACGTGGCATCCTTCACTTGTCTGTTTTGATCGAAACGATGAGAAGAGAAGGATATGAACTTCAGGTAGGACAGCCTCAGGTTATTTTTAAGGAAATCGATGGCGTAAAATGTGAGCCTATAGAGACTTTGGTAGTCGATGTACCACAGGAGACTGCCGGTAAAGTAATCGAACTGGCCACTCAGCGTAAAGGCGAACTGTTGGTCATGGAGCCAAAAGGCGACCTTCAGCACCTGGAATTCAACATCCCTTCCAGAGGATTGATCGGTTTGAGAAACAACATGCTTACCGCTACTCAAGGTGAAGCCATCATGAACCACAGGTTTACTGCATACGAACCATTTAAGGGCACTATGCCGGGTCGTACCAACGGATCCCTTATCTCTATGGAAGGTGGACAGTGTACAGCTTATGCTATCGACAAGCTTCAGGACAGAGGCACTTTCTTCGTTGACCCGGGAGATGAACTGTATACAGGTCAGGTAATCGGTGAAAACTCCCGTGACAATGACATCGTGGTAAATGTGCAGAAAGGTAAGAAACTGACCAACATGCGTGCTTCCGGTTCTGATGACAACGTAAGAATAGTACCGGCTAAAAAGTTCTCACTTGAAGAATCCATGGAATACATACAGAAGGATGAGTACCTGGAGATCACTCCTAAGTCTATCCGTATGAGAAAAATCTATCTGGACGAAGGCGAAAGAACCAGAATGGCAAAGAAAGACGCTTAA
- a CDS encoding GH92 family glycosyl hydrolase has protein sequence MKLLLKFSCLILLVFTSRFSYTQEKPTEYVNPFIGTAPLTDPDVIGYTPPKDWRVWAGLTFPGSALPNAMVQLSPITKWGSGAGYEYEDTEILGFAHTNKGHWNLCNLPVLPVTSVAEAPFKSAFSHKNENASPGYYEVYLDDYKVRVKLTSTLRTGIHEYIFDNPTGRRVLFGLGKANNEVSDWEIKIVGAKAVEGFQRVGRDKVHFYAVLSHEITDLQEVAKGEKDGYAILSLSDLDAGVVNMKIGISYVSIANARENLEKESVDTSFDEVQNAAVKEWEKLLSKISVKSENHRNKEMFYTSLYRTFLWPALRSDVNGEFSDEAGNTQRQDFRYYTIPSLWDTYRNKLVLLSILAPEVTGDVISSLISRAEITGFVPTFFHGDHGAPFITGSYKRGISNFNVRKAYAYLLNNAYNIEGPRAFLDEYMDKGYISDPDVKNPHVETKARAGVSKTLEYAYDDYSLAILADTLDDDKHYQDLMKRSQNYKNVFDPSINFMRGKLANGDWITPFDTEYPYYEYMFREANAWQVSFYAPHDMPGLVDLYGGAEKFEAKLDEFFTKPWDPNHIARNVSTFIGQYCQGNQPDHEAPFAYYYVGKPEKSQAILDRIMTELYGIGPDGLALSGMDDAGEMSSWFVCAAVGLYPMSPADADYLVTVPLFDEVSWKVDNGNDLVILNPNQGRNLKGIKVNGETVNGYYVGHELFRRGGLIELETK, from the coding sequence ATGAAATTACTACTCAAATTCTCCTGCCTTATTCTTCTTGTTTTCACATCCCGATTTTCTTATACCCAAGAAAAGCCAACGGAATATGTGAATCCATTTATAGGGACAGCTCCGCTGACTGACCCTGATGTGATCGGTTATACTCCACCGAAGGATTGGCGAGTCTGGGCTGGCTTGACCTTCCCAGGAAGTGCGCTGCCCAATGCCATGGTACAGCTGAGCCCAATCACCAAATGGGGCTCAGGCGCCGGCTATGAATATGAGGATACGGAGATTCTTGGTTTTGCACATACAAATAAGGGACACTGGAACCTGTGCAACCTTCCTGTGCTCCCCGTTACTTCAGTTGCTGAAGCTCCCTTCAAGTCTGCTTTTTCCCATAAAAACGAAAATGCCAGTCCAGGATATTACGAGGTGTATCTGGATGATTATAAGGTGAGGGTGAAGTTGACTTCTACACTACGGACAGGAATCCATGAATATATATTTGACAATCCGACTGGACGGAGGGTTCTATTCGGTCTTGGCAAAGCCAATAATGAGGTGTCAGATTGGGAAATAAAGATCGTGGGCGCAAAAGCGGTGGAGGGATTTCAAAGAGTAGGAAGGGATAAGGTGCATTTTTATGCCGTGTTGAGTCATGAGATTACAGATTTACAGGAGGTGGCAAAGGGAGAAAAAGATGGATATGCTATACTTTCCCTTTCTGACCTGGACGCAGGAGTGGTGAACATGAAAATTGGGATTTCCTATGTAAGTATAGCCAATGCAAGAGAAAACCTGGAAAAGGAGTCAGTTGATACCTCCTTTGATGAAGTTCAGAATGCAGCTGTTAAGGAATGGGAGAAATTGCTTTCGAAGATTTCTGTGAAGAGTGAAAATCACCGTAACAAGGAAATGTTCTATACCTCACTGTACCGTACCTTCTTGTGGCCGGCTTTGCGCAGTGACGTGAATGGGGAATTTTCGGATGAAGCAGGCAATACCCAGCGACAGGATTTCAGGTATTATACCATTCCTTCTCTATGGGATACTTATAGAAATAAGCTGGTGCTCTTGAGTATCCTTGCCCCGGAAGTGACCGGAGATGTGATTTCTTCCTTGATCTCTCGGGCAGAGATTACGGGTTTTGTGCCCACTTTCTTCCATGGGGATCACGGAGCTCCGTTTATCACAGGTTCGTATAAGAGAGGCATCAGCAATTTCAATGTGAGAAAAGCCTATGCCTATCTTTTAAACAATGCCTATAACATCGAGGGACCAAGGGCTTTTCTGGATGAATACATGGATAAGGGGTATATTTCTGACCCTGATGTGAAAAACCCACATGTGGAGACCAAAGCCAGAGCTGGTGTGTCCAAGACTTTGGAGTATGCCTACGACGATTATTCTTTGGCGATTTTAGCAGATACATTGGATGACGATAAGCATTATCAGGATTTGATGAAGCGTTCGCAAAACTACAAGAATGTCTTCGATCCTTCCATTAATTTTATGCGGGGAAAGCTTGCAAACGGAGACTGGATCACGCCTTTTGATACCGAATACCCTTATTACGAGTATATGTTTCGCGAGGCAAATGCCTGGCAGGTTTCCTTCTATGCCCCGCATGATATGCCTGGATTGGTAGATTTGTACGGAGGTGCTGAGAAGTTTGAGGCGAAGCTGGATGAGTTTTTTACCAAGCCATGGGATCCAAATCATATCGCCAGAAATGTCTCCACTTTTATCGGTCAGTATTGTCAGGGAAATCAGCCTGACCATGAAGCACCTTTTGCCTATTACTATGTAGGCAAGCCTGAGAAATCCCAAGCGATATTGGATAGAATCATGACCGAACTCTATGGGATCGGCCCAGATGGCTTGGCGTTGTCTGGCATGGACGATGCAGGGGAGATGTCCTCTTGGTTTGTTTGCGCCGCTGTGGGCCTGTATCCCATGTCGCCAGCGGATGCTGATTACTTGGTGACCGTACCGCTTTTTGATGAGGTGAGCTGGAAGGTGGACAATGGAAATGATCTGGTGATTCTGAACCCTAATCAGGGTAGAAATCTAAAAGGAATCAAGGTCAATGGAGAGACTGTAAACGGGTATTACGTAGGGCACGAATTATTTAGAAGAGGTGGGTTGATCGAATTGGAGACGAAGTAG
- a CDS encoding glutaminase, whose product MDYQQLIEEVYNEVQAENLKGKVADYIPEIAKVNPNQFGIALVDLKGNVYGVGDHQVPFSIQSISKVHTLTMVFNVFSSKLWTRVNVEPSGDPFNSIAQLEYEKGIPRNPFINAGALVITDALCSKFEKPIRQITEFINELAGETCVKINPEVQVSEKNHGERNTALAYFLKSFKNFNNPIDEVLDVYFSHCAMEMSCETLAKSFSYLANDGYSTFADRQILTESQSRRVNALMLTCGFYDEAGEFAFKVGMPGKSGVGGGVAAVMPHKFSIAVWSPELNEKGNSVKAIRALELLTDKLAFSLF is encoded by the coding sequence ATGGACTACCAACAACTTATCGAAGAAGTGTACAATGAGGTTCAGGCGGAGAATCTCAAAGGTAAAGTCGCCGATTACATCCCTGAAATTGCCAAAGTAAACCCGAATCAATTCGGTATCGCCCTGGTGGATCTCAAGGGAAACGTGTATGGAGTAGGAGATCACCAAGTGCCATTTTCCATTCAAAGTATCAGCAAGGTCCATACGCTCACGATGGTTTTTAATGTGTTCAGCTCCAAGCTTTGGACAAGGGTTAATGTGGAACCGAGTGGCGACCCTTTTAATTCTATCGCCCAGCTGGAATATGAAAAGGGTATTCCTAGAAACCCCTTTATCAACGCAGGAGCCTTGGTGATTACAGATGCACTGTGCAGTAAATTTGAGAAACCTATAAGGCAGATTACAGAGTTTATCAATGAGCTGGCGGGAGAAACGTGTGTGAAAATCAATCCTGAGGTCCAGGTTTCCGAAAAGAATCACGGAGAGCGGAATACAGCCTTGGCTTATTTTCTCAAATCGTTTAAAAACTTCAACAATCCAATCGATGAGGTGCTTGATGTGTATTTTTCACACTGTGCCATGGAAATGAGTTGTGAGACTCTGGCTAAATCTTTCTCTTACTTGGCCAATGATGGCTACTCTACCTTTGCGGATCGACAAATTTTAACAGAGAGCCAGTCCCGGAGAGTTAATGCCCTGATGTTGACCTGTGGTTTTTACGATGAGGCGGGAGAATTTGCGTTTAAAGTTGGGATGCCAGGTAAAAGTGGGGTTGGGGGGGGAGTGGCAGCCGTGATGCCGCATAAGTTCAGTATAGCCGTATGGAGTCCGGAACTGAATGAAAAAGGAAACTCTGTCAAAGCCATCAGAGCGCTGGAGTTGCTGACAGACAAACTTGCCTTCTCTCTATTTTAG